Proteins co-encoded in one Sparus aurata chromosome 18, fSpaAur1.1, whole genome shotgun sequence genomic window:
- the fgfbp1a gene encoding fibroblast growth factor-binding protein 1, with the protein MALFTNVTILLVLACFSHQLMLSSCQKSHGRRGRGVDRGQHKDRPGGKVSRQPKSVSAQPIKGKMVTRDKSECTWAATGDKLYVLGVTCKKGGRSFSCEYVSRPSVCPQYASNVKLYWKQMARALRKQKNLCQDSKALVKAGMCRRAAREAHFRLHSAQRKTDSPSSPRPEPGAVKSCKDDNKKLAEEHCRRSWTSVCTFFFTMVQDYDC; encoded by the coding sequence ATGGCTCTCTTCACCAATGTCACCATCCTGCTGGTCCTGGCTTGTTTTTCCCATCAGCTGATGTTGAGCAGCTGTCAGAAGAGCCATGGACGCAGAGGACGAGGGGTGGACAGAGGACAACACAAGGACAGGCCGGGGGGAAAGGTGAGCCGTCAGCCCAAATCTGTCTCTGCACAGCCCATTAAGGGCAAAATGGTCACCAGAGACAAGTCAGAGTGCACGTGGGCAGCAACAGGTGACAAGCTTTACGTGCTCGGAGTCACCTGCAAGAAGGGGGGCAGGAGCTTCAGCTGCGAGTACGTCTCCAGGCCGTCTGTGTGTCCGCAGTACGCTTCCAATGTCAAACTTTACTGGAAGCAAATGGCCAGAGCGCTGAGGAAGCAGAAGAATCTGTGCCAGGACAGTAAAGCGCTGGTCAAGGCCGGTATGTGCAGAAGAGCTGCCAGAGAAGCACATTTCAGACTCCACAGTGCACAGAGGAAGACCGACTCTCCTTCCAGCCCACGGCCTGAACCCGGAGCTGTCAAATCCTGTAAGGACGACAACAAGAAGCTGGCAGAGGAGCACTGCCGCAGATCCTGGACCAGCGTTTGCACGTTCTTTTTTACTATGGTGCAGGACTACGACTGCTGA
- the fgfbp2a gene encoding fibroblast growth factor binding protein 2a, whose protein sequence is MWTEASVLLLLLACCPPSAEAQSVRRQSIWEDPIKFKTKDNDVCNMIITGQGDFTRLRLSCQGSKRSYWCEYLGTPQTCRTYSKNPRHYFVQMMWGLRKLHNACQGPRQIKPHMCRSAGDDAQMVLSSASFSRPWTEGGSSRPGRPARPPAPTRPDSPRKPVRVPPRVRTTQRSRTQPTTPPVETNAKRMARQYCWRSLQGICGYVIGLFRN, encoded by the coding sequence ATGTGGACCGAGGCCAGcgtcctgctcctgctgctcgcCTGCTGCCCTCCGTCAGCTGAGGCTCAGAGCGTCAGGAGGCAAAGCATCTGGGAAGATCCCATCAAATTCAAAACCAAGGACAATGACGTCTGCAACATGATCATCACCGGTCAAGGGGACTTCACCAGGCTGAGGCTGTCCTGCCAGGGCAGCAAGCGCTCCTACTGGTGTGAATACCTGGGCACGCCTCAAACCTGCCGCACCTACAGCAAAAACCCGCGTCACTACTTCGTCCAGATGATGTGGGGCCTCAGGAAGCTCCACAACGCCTGCCAGGGGCCGAGGCAGATCAAACCTCACATGTGCAGGTCGGCAGGTGATGACGCTCAGATGGTCTTATCATCTGCTTCCTTCTCCCGGCCGTGGACAGAAGGGGGGTCGTCCAGACCAGGAAGGCCCGCAAGACCTCCTGCACCTACGAGGCCTGATTCACCAAGGAAACCCGTCCGAGTCCCCCCGAGGGTAAGAACCACACAGAGAAGCAGAACTCAGCCGACGACACCTCCTGTTGAGACGAATGCCAAGAGGATGGCTCGACAGTACTGCTGGAGGTCACTTCAAGGCATCTGTGGCTACGTCATCGGATTGTTTCGGAACTAA
- the anxa5a gene encoding annexin A5a produces MAYRGSVRPFVSFNAKHDAEILHKAMKGIGTDEDAILMLLTSRSNDQRQQIKAAYKKAYGKDLVSALKSELGGLFESLIVALMTPAVSYDASQLHKALKGAGTDDDVLIEILASRTGEEIKDIIKVYKKEFSSKLEKDICGDTSGHYQKLLVILLQGSREEGVDEEKIEKDAKDLYAAGEGKVGTDEEKIIKILGNRSVEHLREVFDAYKKLSGSDIEDSLEGETTGNLENLLLAVVKCVKSVPGFFAECLYKSMRRAGTDDNTLMRIMVSRSEVDMLDIRASFKKKYGASLYSTIQEDTTGDYQKALLYLCGGND; encoded by the exons ATG GCGTACAGAGGCAGCGTCAGACCTTTCGTCAGCTTTAACGCCAAACACGATGCTGAAATCCTCCACAAAGCCATGAAGGGAATCG GTACGGATGAAGACGCCATCCTGATGCTCCTGACATCCCGCAGCAACGATCAGCGCCAGCAAATTAAGGCAGCGTATAAAAAGGCCTACGGAAAG GACTTGGTCAGTGCGTTGAAGTCGGAGCTCGGCGGGCTGTTCGAGAGTCTGATTGTGGCCCTGATGACGCCGGCTGTCTCCTATGATGCTTCCCAACTGCACAAGGCCCTCAAG GGAGCCGGGACTGATGACGACGTGCTGATTGAAATCTTGGCCTCCAGGACCGGAGAAGAGATTAAAGATATCATCAAAGTGTACAAGAAAG AGTTCAGCAGCAAGCTGGAGAAAGATATCTGCGGTGACACCTCGGGGCACTATCAGAAACTACTGGTGATCCTGCTGCAG gggagcagagaggagggagttgACGAGGAAAAGATCGAGAAAGACGCCAAG GACTTGTATGCGGCAGGTGAGGGCAAGGTGGGCACGGACGAGGAGAAGATCATCAAAATACTGGGCAACAGGAGCGTCGAGCATCTCAGGGAGG TGTTTGACGCCTACAAGAAGCTCTCTGGCTCTGATATCGAGGACAGTCTTGAAGGAGAGACCACCGGGAATCTGGAGAACCTTCTGCTGGCTGTTG TGAAATGTGTCAAGAGTGTTCCAGGTTTCTTTGCTGAGTGTCTGTATAAATCTATGAGG CGCGCCGGAACTGATGACAACACTCTGATGAGGATCATGGTGTCGAGGAGCGAGGTGGACATGTTGGACATCAGAGCCAGCTTCAAGAAGAAGTATGGAGCGTCTCTCTACAGCACCATCCAG GAGGACACGACTGGAGACTACCAGAAGGCTTTGCTCTACCTCTGTGGTGGGAATGATTAA